In a genomic window of Zingiber officinale cultivar Zhangliang chromosome 9B, Zo_v1.1, whole genome shotgun sequence:
- the LOC122025250 gene encoding transcription factor IIIB 70 kDa subunit-like isoform X5: protein MYINGDTIIDNAHAFYEMVLDQKFTKGRKISHVAAACLYLSCRRLKQSYLLIDFSEDLQINIYVLGAMFFQLCKTLKLLKHPIVQKIVDPSLFIHRFTKRLLGKKNDTVSEMALRLVARMERNWIQTERKPKGLCGAALYISVLSHGLNYSKSDIVSAVRIREATLNRWLIEFENTGIGRSINMGSCDVNMTPYVGYVEGKVSKEPGSTDFAGHESIDPLTFSEQHGFADSEDDESDHFSFSDIDDDEERKQRLVDEAKDMTRAHIPLDATCQILKRKTFSSKINYEALETLFANEQDTAKKQKVESDVGDPHETLNKDDHVDDLDNKDGDEPRASENDNYDGCYADDKGDRDEDFDCDDEDEDYDYGDEDYDYGYEDDF, encoded by the exons ATGTACATTAATGGAGATACTATAATCGACAATGCTCATGCTTTCTATGAG ATGGTTCTTGATCAAAAATTCACCAAGGGGCGCAAGATATCTCATGTTGCAGCCGCTTGTCTCTATCTTTCTTGCAG ACGATTGAAACAGAGCTATCTTCTCATTGATTTCTCTGAAGACTTGCAGATAAATAT ATATGTACTTGGAGCTATGTTTTTTCAACTTTGTAAAACTTTGAAACTCTTGAAGCACCCAATTGTCCAGAAAATAGTAGATCCAAGTCTTTTTATCCATCGATTCACAAAGC GACTTTTAGGCAAAAAGAATGATACAGTTTCTGAAATGGCTCTTCGCTTGGTTGCAAGGATGGAGAGAAATTGGATTCAG ACAGAGAGGAAACCCAAAGGATTATGCGGTGCAGCATTATATATATCTGTACTTTCTCATGGACTTAATTACTCCAAATCAGATATT GTTTCTGCTGTACGCATCCGTGAAGCAACTTTGAATAGATGGCTAATAGAGTTTGAAAATACAGGGATTGGTCGCTCAATT AATATGGGAAGCTGTGATGTTAATATGACTCCATATGTTGGCTATGTTGAAGGAAAAGTATCAAAGGAACCTGGAAGTACTG attttgcAGGGCATGAGTCGATTGACCCATTAACTTTTAGTGAACAACATGGTTTtgcagactcagaagatgatgagagtgatcatttttctttttctgacATTGATGATGATGAG GAAAGGAAACAAAGACTTGTTGATGAAGCTAAAGATATGACTCGTGCACATATTCCTCTTGATGCAACATGTCAGATACTTAAGAGAAAG ACTTTCAGCTCAAAAATCAATTACGAAGCCCTGGAAACTCTGTTCGCT AATGAACAAGACACTGCAAAGAAACAAAAAGTTGAATCAGATGTTGGTGATCCTCATGAAACTCTCAACAAGGATGATCATGTAGATGATCTAGATAACAAGGATGGTGATGAGCCTCGAGCATCTGAGAATGATAATTATGATGGTTGTTATGCTGATGACAAGGGAGATAGAGATGAAGACTTCGATTGTGACGACGAAGACGAAGACTATGACTATGGAGATGAAGACTATGACTATGGTTACGAGGATGATTTTTGA
- the LOC122025250 gene encoding transcription factor IIIB 90 kDa subunit-like isoform X4 has protein sequence MTMGWCSNCEECPIYRDPDYSYVCCTLCGRILNQKIYYSRLPFAKDSSGQNRRETGNIIKTLKYEFSASYLRTLNKGRDAINYIVNTMYINGDTIIDNAHAFYEMVLDQKFTKGRKISHVAAACLYLSCRRLKQSYLLIDFSEDLQINIYVLGAMFFQLCKTLKLLKHPIVQKIVDPSLFIHRFTKRLLGKKNDTVSEMALRLVARMERNWIQTERKPKGLCGAALYISVLSHGLNYSKSDIVSAVRIREATLNRWLIEFENTGIGRSINMGSCDVNMTPYVGYVEGKVSKEPGSTDSEDDESDHFSFSDIDDDEERKQRLVDEAKDMTRAHIPLDATCQILKRKTFSSKINYEALETLFANEQDTAKKQKVESDVGDPHETLNKDDHVDDLDNKDGDEPRASENDNYDGCYADDKGDRDEDFDCDDEDEDYDYGDEDYDYGYEDDF, from the exons ATGACAATGGGTTGGTGTAGTAATTGCGAGGAATGCCCCATCTATAGGGATCCTGACTACAGTTATGT GTGCTGTACCTTATGTGGAAGGATTCTCAATCAAAAGATTTACTACAGCCGTCTCCCTTTTGCAAAGGATAGCAGTGGCCAG AATCGTCGAGAGACTGGTAATATCATAAAGACTTTGAAATATGAATTCTCTGCATCATATTTAAGAACTCTAAATAAAG GAAGAGATGCGATTAACTATATTGTAAATACCATGTACATTAATGGAGATACTATAATCGACAATGCTCATGCTTTCTATGAG ATGGTTCTTGATCAAAAATTCACCAAGGGGCGCAAGATATCTCATGTTGCAGCCGCTTGTCTCTATCTTTCTTGCAG ACGATTGAAACAGAGCTATCTTCTCATTGATTTCTCTGAAGACTTGCAGATAAATAT ATATGTACTTGGAGCTATGTTTTTTCAACTTTGTAAAACTTTGAAACTCTTGAAGCACCCAATTGTCCAGAAAATAGTAGATCCAAGTCTTTTTATCCATCGATTCACAAAGC GACTTTTAGGCAAAAAGAATGATACAGTTTCTGAAATGGCTCTTCGCTTGGTTGCAAGGATGGAGAGAAATTGGATTCAG ACAGAGAGGAAACCCAAAGGATTATGCGGTGCAGCATTATATATATCTGTACTTTCTCATGGACTTAATTACTCCAAATCAGATATT GTTTCTGCTGTACGCATCCGTGAAGCAACTTTGAATAGATGGCTAATAGAGTTTGAAAATACAGGGATTGGTCGCTCAATT AATATGGGAAGCTGTGATGTTAATATGACTCCATATGTTGGCTATGTTGAAGGAAAAGTATCAAAGGAACCTGGAAGTACTG actcagaagatgatgagagtgatcatttttctttttctgacATTGATGATGATGAG GAAAGGAAACAAAGACTTGTTGATGAAGCTAAAGATATGACTCGTGCACATATTCCTCTTGATGCAACATGTCAGATACTTAAGAGAAAG ACTTTCAGCTCAAAAATCAATTACGAAGCCCTGGAAACTCTGTTCGCT AATGAACAAGACACTGCAAAGAAACAAAAAGTTGAATCAGATGTTGGTGATCCTCATGAAACTCTCAACAAGGATGATCATGTAGATGATCTAGATAACAAGGATGGTGATGAGCCTCGAGCATCTGAGAATGATAATTATGATGGTTGTTATGCTGATGACAAGGGAGATAGAGATGAAGACTTCGATTGTGACGACGAAGACGAAGACTATGACTATGGAGATGAAGACTATGACTATGGTTACGAGGATGATTTTTGA
- the LOC122025250 gene encoding transcription factor IIIB 90 kDa subunit-like isoform X1: MTMGWCSNCEECPIYRDPDYSYVCCTLCGRILNQKIYYSRLPFAKDSSGQNRRETGNIIKTLKYEFSASYLRTLNKGRDAINYIVNTMYINGDTIIDNAHAFYEMVLDQKFTKGRKISHVAAACLYLSCRRLKQSYLLIDFSEDLQINIYVLGAMFFQLCKTLKLLKHPIVQKIVDPSLFIHRFTKRLLGKKNDTVSEMALRLVARMERNWIQTERKPKGLCGAALYISVLSHGLNYSKSDIVSAVRIREATLNRWLIEFENTGIGRSINMGSCDVNMTPYVGYVEGKVSKEPGSTDFAGHESIDPLTFSEQHGFADSEDDESDHFSFSDIDDDEERKQRLVDEAKDMTRAHIPLDATCQILKRKTFSSKINYEALETLFANEQDTAKKQKVESDVGDPHETLNKDDHVDDLDNKDGDEPRASENDNYDGCYADDKGDRDEDFDCDDEDEDYDYGDEDYDYGYEDDF; encoded by the exons ATGACAATGGGTTGGTGTAGTAATTGCGAGGAATGCCCCATCTATAGGGATCCTGACTACAGTTATGT GTGCTGTACCTTATGTGGAAGGATTCTCAATCAAAAGATTTACTACAGCCGTCTCCCTTTTGCAAAGGATAGCAGTGGCCAG AATCGTCGAGAGACTGGTAATATCATAAAGACTTTGAAATATGAATTCTCTGCATCATATTTAAGAACTCTAAATAAAG GAAGAGATGCGATTAACTATATTGTAAATACCATGTACATTAATGGAGATACTATAATCGACAATGCTCATGCTTTCTATGAG ATGGTTCTTGATCAAAAATTCACCAAGGGGCGCAAGATATCTCATGTTGCAGCCGCTTGTCTCTATCTTTCTTGCAG ACGATTGAAACAGAGCTATCTTCTCATTGATTTCTCTGAAGACTTGCAGATAAATAT ATATGTACTTGGAGCTATGTTTTTTCAACTTTGTAAAACTTTGAAACTCTTGAAGCACCCAATTGTCCAGAAAATAGTAGATCCAAGTCTTTTTATCCATCGATTCACAAAGC GACTTTTAGGCAAAAAGAATGATACAGTTTCTGAAATGGCTCTTCGCTTGGTTGCAAGGATGGAGAGAAATTGGATTCAG ACAGAGAGGAAACCCAAAGGATTATGCGGTGCAGCATTATATATATCTGTACTTTCTCATGGACTTAATTACTCCAAATCAGATATT GTTTCTGCTGTACGCATCCGTGAAGCAACTTTGAATAGATGGCTAATAGAGTTTGAAAATACAGGGATTGGTCGCTCAATT AATATGGGAAGCTGTGATGTTAATATGACTCCATATGTTGGCTATGTTGAAGGAAAAGTATCAAAGGAACCTGGAAGTACTG attttgcAGGGCATGAGTCGATTGACCCATTAACTTTTAGTGAACAACATGGTTTtgcagactcagaagatgatgagagtgatcatttttctttttctgacATTGATGATGATGAG GAAAGGAAACAAAGACTTGTTGATGAAGCTAAAGATATGACTCGTGCACATATTCCTCTTGATGCAACATGTCAGATACTTAAGAGAAAG ACTTTCAGCTCAAAAATCAATTACGAAGCCCTGGAAACTCTGTTCGCT AATGAACAAGACACTGCAAAGAAACAAAAAGTTGAATCAGATGTTGGTGATCCTCATGAAACTCTCAACAAGGATGATCATGTAGATGATCTAGATAACAAGGATGGTGATGAGCCTCGAGCATCTGAGAATGATAATTATGATGGTTGTTATGCTGATGACAAGGGAGATAGAGATGAAGACTTCGATTGTGACGACGAAGACGAAGACTATGACTATGGAGATGAAGACTATGACTATGGTTACGAGGATGATTTTTGA
- the LOC122025250 gene encoding transcription factor IIIB 90 kDa subunit-like isoform X2 yields the protein MTMGWCSNCEECPIYRDPDYSYVCCTLCGRILNQKIYYSRLPFAKDSSGQNRRETGNIIKTLKYEFSASYLRTLNKGRDAINYIVNTMYINGDTIIDNAHAFYEMVLDQKFTKGRKISHVAAACLYLSCRRLKQSYLLIDFSEDLQINIYVLGAMFFQLCKTLKLLKHPIVQKIVDPSLFIHRFTKRLLGKKNDTVSEMALRLVARMERNWIQTERKPKGLCGAALYISVLSHGLNYSKSDIVSAVRIREATLNRWLIEFENTGIGRSINMGSCDVNMTPYVGYVEGKVSKEPGSTGHESIDPLTFSEQHGFADSEDDESDHFSFSDIDDDEERKQRLVDEAKDMTRAHIPLDATCQILKRKTFSSKINYEALETLFANEQDTAKKQKVESDVGDPHETLNKDDHVDDLDNKDGDEPRASENDNYDGCYADDKGDRDEDFDCDDEDEDYDYGDEDYDYGYEDDF from the exons ATGACAATGGGTTGGTGTAGTAATTGCGAGGAATGCCCCATCTATAGGGATCCTGACTACAGTTATGT GTGCTGTACCTTATGTGGAAGGATTCTCAATCAAAAGATTTACTACAGCCGTCTCCCTTTTGCAAAGGATAGCAGTGGCCAG AATCGTCGAGAGACTGGTAATATCATAAAGACTTTGAAATATGAATTCTCTGCATCATATTTAAGAACTCTAAATAAAG GAAGAGATGCGATTAACTATATTGTAAATACCATGTACATTAATGGAGATACTATAATCGACAATGCTCATGCTTTCTATGAG ATGGTTCTTGATCAAAAATTCACCAAGGGGCGCAAGATATCTCATGTTGCAGCCGCTTGTCTCTATCTTTCTTGCAG ACGATTGAAACAGAGCTATCTTCTCATTGATTTCTCTGAAGACTTGCAGATAAATAT ATATGTACTTGGAGCTATGTTTTTTCAACTTTGTAAAACTTTGAAACTCTTGAAGCACCCAATTGTCCAGAAAATAGTAGATCCAAGTCTTTTTATCCATCGATTCACAAAGC GACTTTTAGGCAAAAAGAATGATACAGTTTCTGAAATGGCTCTTCGCTTGGTTGCAAGGATGGAGAGAAATTGGATTCAG ACAGAGAGGAAACCCAAAGGATTATGCGGTGCAGCATTATATATATCTGTACTTTCTCATGGACTTAATTACTCCAAATCAGATATT GTTTCTGCTGTACGCATCCGTGAAGCAACTTTGAATAGATGGCTAATAGAGTTTGAAAATACAGGGATTGGTCGCTCAATT AATATGGGAAGCTGTGATGTTAATATGACTCCATATGTTGGCTATGTTGAAGGAAAAGTATCAAAGGAACCTGGAAGTACTG GGCATGAGTCGATTGACCCATTAACTTTTAGTGAACAACATGGTTTtgcagactcagaagatgatgagagtgatcatttttctttttctgacATTGATGATGATGAG GAAAGGAAACAAAGACTTGTTGATGAAGCTAAAGATATGACTCGTGCACATATTCCTCTTGATGCAACATGTCAGATACTTAAGAGAAAG ACTTTCAGCTCAAAAATCAATTACGAAGCCCTGGAAACTCTGTTCGCT AATGAACAAGACACTGCAAAGAAACAAAAAGTTGAATCAGATGTTGGTGATCCTCATGAAACTCTCAACAAGGATGATCATGTAGATGATCTAGATAACAAGGATGGTGATGAGCCTCGAGCATCTGAGAATGATAATTATGATGGTTGTTATGCTGATGACAAGGGAGATAGAGATGAAGACTTCGATTGTGACGACGAAGACGAAGACTATGACTATGGAGATGAAGACTATGACTATGGTTACGAGGATGATTTTTGA
- the LOC122025250 gene encoding transcription factor IIIB 90 kDa subunit-like isoform X3 produces MTMGWCSNCEECPIYRDPDYSYVCCTLCGRILNQKIYYSRLPFAKDSSGQNRRETGNIIKTLKYEFSASYLRTLNKGRDAINYIVNTMYINGDTIIDNAHAFYEMVLDQKFTKGRKISHVAAACLYLSCRRLKQSYLLIDFSEDLQINIYVLGAMFFQLCKTLKLLKHPIVQKIVDPSLFIHRFTKRLLGKKNDTVSEMALRLVARMERNWIQTERKPKGLCGAALYISVLSHGLNYSKSDIVSAVRIREATLNRWLIEFENTGIGRSINMGSCDVNMTPYVGYVEGKVSKEPGSTDFAGHESIDPLTFSEQHGFADSEDDESDHFSFSDIDDDEERKQRLVDEAKDMTRAHIPLDATCQILKRKNEQDTAKKQKVESDVGDPHETLNKDDHVDDLDNKDGDEPRASENDNYDGCYADDKGDRDEDFDCDDEDEDYDYGDEDYDYGYEDDF; encoded by the exons ATGACAATGGGTTGGTGTAGTAATTGCGAGGAATGCCCCATCTATAGGGATCCTGACTACAGTTATGT GTGCTGTACCTTATGTGGAAGGATTCTCAATCAAAAGATTTACTACAGCCGTCTCCCTTTTGCAAAGGATAGCAGTGGCCAG AATCGTCGAGAGACTGGTAATATCATAAAGACTTTGAAATATGAATTCTCTGCATCATATTTAAGAACTCTAAATAAAG GAAGAGATGCGATTAACTATATTGTAAATACCATGTACATTAATGGAGATACTATAATCGACAATGCTCATGCTTTCTATGAG ATGGTTCTTGATCAAAAATTCACCAAGGGGCGCAAGATATCTCATGTTGCAGCCGCTTGTCTCTATCTTTCTTGCAG ACGATTGAAACAGAGCTATCTTCTCATTGATTTCTCTGAAGACTTGCAGATAAATAT ATATGTACTTGGAGCTATGTTTTTTCAACTTTGTAAAACTTTGAAACTCTTGAAGCACCCAATTGTCCAGAAAATAGTAGATCCAAGTCTTTTTATCCATCGATTCACAAAGC GACTTTTAGGCAAAAAGAATGATACAGTTTCTGAAATGGCTCTTCGCTTGGTTGCAAGGATGGAGAGAAATTGGATTCAG ACAGAGAGGAAACCCAAAGGATTATGCGGTGCAGCATTATATATATCTGTACTTTCTCATGGACTTAATTACTCCAAATCAGATATT GTTTCTGCTGTACGCATCCGTGAAGCAACTTTGAATAGATGGCTAATAGAGTTTGAAAATACAGGGATTGGTCGCTCAATT AATATGGGAAGCTGTGATGTTAATATGACTCCATATGTTGGCTATGTTGAAGGAAAAGTATCAAAGGAACCTGGAAGTACTG attttgcAGGGCATGAGTCGATTGACCCATTAACTTTTAGTGAACAACATGGTTTtgcagactcagaagatgatgagagtgatcatttttctttttctgacATTGATGATGATGAG GAAAGGAAACAAAGACTTGTTGATGAAGCTAAAGATATGACTCGTGCACATATTCCTCTTGATGCAACATGTCAGATACTTAAGAGAAAG AATGAACAAGACACTGCAAAGAAACAAAAAGTTGAATCAGATGTTGGTGATCCTCATGAAACTCTCAACAAGGATGATCATGTAGATGATCTAGATAACAAGGATGGTGATGAGCCTCGAGCATCTGAGAATGATAATTATGATGGTTGTTATGCTGATGACAAGGGAGATAGAGATGAAGACTTCGATTGTGACGACGAAGACGAAGACTATGACTATGGAGATGAAGACTATGACTATGGTTACGAGGATGATTTTTGA